In Trichoderma atroviride chromosome 2, complete sequence, one DNA window encodes the following:
- a CDS encoding uncharacterized protein (TransMembrane:6 (i79-98o118-136i148-171o205-226i238-258o264-285i)) translates to MFNFSIAILVIRRKSYIIHPPQGSIITDALKALGLMIVARNMDAAKPSWREANGKTRPVNWNDHFVDELKRAIRACKVFVFYPVFWVGYGQFSTNFVTQAGQMSGHGMPNDFMQNFDPISILIFTPILDLLVYPALRKAGINIRPIARITLGFIFTSLCLGYAAIVQHLIYNSGPCYKDPLNCPAGTVDGQTVPNNIHIAVQAPAYVFVGLAEIFISVTGLEYAYTKAPPTMKSFVQSLYLFTNAFGSAISEALVSVSKDPEFVWMYTGVSAASFIVAIVFFFLFNHYDKMEDESFELDREQPTVAPTKEVEYEEAN, encoded by the exons ATGTTCAACTTTTCCATCGCCATTCTCGTCATCCGCCGCAAGTCATACATCATCCACCCGCCGCAgggctccatcatcaccgatGCTCTCAAGGCCCTTGGTTTGATGATTGTGGCTCGCAACATGGACGCCGCCAAGCCTTCATGGCGTGAGGCCAACGGCAAGACCAGGCCGGTCAACTGGAACGACCACTTTGTTGATGAGCTCAAGCGTGCTATCCGTGCTTGCAAGGTCTTTGTCTTCT ACCCCGTCTTCTGGGTTGGTTATGGCCAGTTCTCCACCAACTTCGTCACCCAGGCTGGTCAGATGAGCGGCCACGGCATGCCCAACGATTTCATGCAGAACTTTGATCCCATCTCCATTCTCATCTTCACCCCCATCCTTGACCTTCTCGTCTACCCCGCGCTCCGCAAGGCTGGCATCAACATCCGCCCCATTGCCCGAATCACCCTGGGTTTCATCTTCACCTCCCTCTGCCTGGGCTATGCCGCCATCGTCCAGCACCTCATCTACAACTCTGGACCTTGCTACAAGGACCCCCTCAACTGCCCTGCTGGCACCGTTGACGGCCAGACCGTGCCCAACAACATCCACATTGCTGTTCAGGCGCCCGCTTACGTCTTTGTTGGTCTTGCCGAAATCTTCATTTCCGTCACTGGTCTCGAGTACGCCTACACCAAGGCCCCTCCCACCATGAAGTCTTTCGTCCAGAGTCTGTACCTCTTCACCAACGCCTTCGGCTCTGCCATCTCCGAGGCCCTCGTCTCCGTGTCCAAGGACCCCGAGTTCGTCTGGATGTACACTGGTGTCTCTGCCGCCAGTTTcattgttgccattgtcttcttcttcctcttcaaccaCTAcgacaagatggaggatgaGTCATTTGAGCTGGACCGCGAGCAGCCTACTGTTGCTCCGACAAAGGAGGTTGAGTACGAGGAAGCTAACTAA
- a CDS encoding uncharacterized protein (TransMembrane:2 (i157-180o186-203i)) has protein sequence MANNHEDTAAELHEEFNERAHHGNEVHDLAGGFIAADEKKDFTTLSADGAESGPTPDGEEPSDYERRTLRRIGENLPASAFLIAIVELTERFTYYGASGLFQNYISNGSHITTDSPGLGMGGQAATGLNLFFQWFCYVTPILGAIISDQYLGKYKTIMLFCCVYWVGLVILWTTSLPVSIAHGAGLPGYIVSIIIIGAGTGGIKSNIAPPDCRPVPAPNHGHQDRTKRRANHH, from the exons ATGGCCAACAACCACGAAGACACCGCTGCTGA GCTCCACGAGGAGTTCAACGAGCGTGCCCACCACGGCAACGAGGTTCACGATCTCGCCGGCGGCTTCATTGCCGctgacgagaagaaggacttCACCACTCTCTCAGCAGATGGTGCTGAGTCTGGTCCCACTCCTGACGGCGAGGAGCCCAGCGACTATGAGAGGCGGACTCTGCGCCGTATTGGCGAGAACCTGCCCGCCTCCGCCTttctcatcgccattgtcgagctGACAGAGCGTTTCACTTACTATGGTGCCTCTGGTCTTTTCCAAAACTACATCAGCAATGGTTCTCACATCACCACCGACTCTCCTGGACTGGGCATGGGTGGCCAGGCCGCCACTGGTCTGAACCTGTTTTTCCAATGGTTCTGCTATG TTACTCCTATTCTCGGTGCCATCATCTCTGATCAGTATCTCGGCAAGTACAAGACCATTATGCTCTTCTGCTGCGTCTACTGGGTTGGTCTTGTTATCCTGTGGACTACCTCTCTGCCCGTTTCCATCGCCCACGGAGCCGGTCTGCCTGGCTACATtgtttccatcatcatcatcggtgCCGGCACGGGTGGCATCAAGTCCAACATTGCCCCCCCTGATTGCCGACCAGTACCAGCGCCGAACCATGGCCATCAGGACCGAACCAAACGGCGAGCGAATCATCATTGA